One genomic segment of Calonectris borealis chromosome 18, bCalBor7.hap1.2, whole genome shotgun sequence includes these proteins:
- the DRC10 gene encoding dynein regulatory complex protein 10 yields the protein MATGDPAVLQVPPQDMKQRNKPLVKGTATPEKATITLGAMKLLDPYRLKPDSIETERIITVLDETIAKLELSSLIPRIIETLDRFADMLGPEITNSLIEHQKLSNEMEHLLASSEEGDTMRPEEQRGCLCLLEQHLKCSVRNVLRLLLAKPSLCQALKDEAWVKESSAEVFIKAFGEFRNFMLERLLTSPVEEEEKIQVMEDISLQIKKNTEAITALQVELAAAIRARDEEIHKKDNVIKDLKNSMQDLTKDFKAGIQQIKKEGEKQQKEELQASQARSARLQQDIQQLGAQLNALVLEHRASELALRKRKCRVETEIVNWIQKYDTDMGEKQAEYEEVHGAYTEEKAQLSLLMEKHAVLLQEYSQIEEERRICQKKKEQALKELTTRTLAAIRIQAFWRGYLVRSLFKSKRKKKKKGKGKKAKK from the exons ATGGCAACAGGGGATCCAGCTGTGCTCCAAGTACCACCTCAGGACATGAAGCAAAGAAACAAGCCCCTGGTGAAGGGCACGGCAACCCCAGAGAAGGCAACGATCACATTAGGTGCCATGAAGTTATTAGATCCATATCGGTTAAAACCTGATAGCATTGAGACGGAAAGAATCATAACTGTCTTGGATGAGACGATTGCCAAGCTGGAGCTAAGCAGTTTGATCCCACGTATTATCGAGACTCTGGACAGGTTTGCTGATATGCTGGGACCTGAGATCACAAACAGCCTGATCGAGCACCAAAAGCTTTCAAATGAAATGGAGCACCTGCTTGCCAGCTCTGAAGAAGGGGACACCATGAGACCTGAGGAACAACGGGGCTGTCTCTGCTTGCTAGAGCAACATCTGAAATGTTCTGTTAGAAATGTCCTGAGACTCTTGCTGGCCAAGCCTTCGCTTTGCCAGGCTCTGAAAGACGAAGCCTGGGTGAAAGAGTCATCAGCCGAAGTGTTTATCAAAGCCTTTGGGGAGTTCAGGAATTTCATGCTTGAGCGACTCCTGACTAGTCCcgtggaagaggaagaaaagattcAGGTCATGGAAGACATCTCCCTCCAGATTaagaaaaacactgaagcaaTCACAGCTTTACAGGTAGAACTGGCAGCAGCAATCCGGGCTCGAGACGAAGAG ATTCACAAAAAGGACAATGTGATCAAAGACCTCAAAAACAGCATGCAAGATCTGACCAAAGACTTCAAGGCTGGCATCCAGCAGATCAAGAAGGAAGGcgaaaaacagcaaaaagaggAGCTGCAAGCCTCCCAGGCCAGGAGTGCCAGGCTACAGCAGGACATTCAGCAGCTAGGAGCACAACTCAATGCACTTGTACTGGAGCATCGAGCATCAGAGCTGGCTCTCAGAAAG AGGAAGTGCAGAGTGGAGACGGAAATTGTGAACTGGATCCAGAAATACGACACAGACATGGGGGAAAAACAG GCTGAGTATGAGGAGGTTCATGGTGCCTACACCGAGGAGAAGGCCCAGCTGTCCCTGCTGATGGAGAAACACGCTGTGCTTCTCCAGGAGTATTCCCAGATTGAAGAGGAGCGCAGGATATGTCAGAAGAAGAAGGAGCAGGCTTTGAAGGAATTGACCACCAGGACCCTTGCTGCCATCCGCATCCAGGCCTTCTGGAGAGGCTACTTGGTCCGGTCCCTCTTCAagtcaaaaaggaagaagaagaagaagggcaAGGGCAAGAAGGCcaagaaataa